The Halorussus gelatinilyticus genome contains the following window.
TGCCTGCGGCTAACCCGGCCGAGCGAACGCCGTGCCTGTGGGACGTTCCGGAACCGACCCGGCCGGCGAACGCGCTCCCTGTGCGGTCGATAATCCAGCGAAAATCCGGCGAACGTGCCGACTGACGTGCGACGAGAAAATTTACGCCGAGCCTGAGCGAATCCGCAGGGCGAGGTTATCGTCCGGCGTCTCCGACTCGAAACGAGGCGGCCGCCCTACCGGAACTTCTTGTAGACGCTCGACAGCGCGTTGGTGACGGCCGTGCCGGTCTCCATCGTGTAGTACGACCGGAGTTCGGGCGCGAACTTGGCCTTGTAGCCACAGAGCCGTTCCTCGTTGGCACCCACGAGGTCGTAGTTCTCGACGCCGCGGTCCATCGCGTCGGTCATGATGGCCCAGTCCACGAGGTCGTTGACCGGCAGGTCGTGGTCGTGTTTCGCGCCGCCCTGCCACCGGTAGACGGTGTCGCCGGCCTCCAGCGCGACCATCCCGCCCGCGATTTCGCCGTCGATTTCGCAGGCGTAGGGCCGGACCGTCCCCTCGGGCAGTCGCTCGTAGAGGTCGGCGACGAACCGCGGCGTCACGCCGTAGTTCTCGTCCTGTTCGTCGTGGCGCGCCCGGACCTGCGAGATGACCGCCCGAATCTCGTCGATGCCGCCCTCGTAGACGCGATAGTCGCCGTCGGTCCGGACGTTGTTCCGGGCGTCGCTGGAGAACGACATCAGCACGTCCTCCTCGCCCCGCGTCAGGTCCACCGAGTAGGTGTGGCGCACGTCGATGTCGAACTCGCTCCACTCGAAGGGCCGCACGTCCCGATACTCGGGACCCGGCCGAATTTGGGTGTGTTTCGGCTTCAGTTCGCTCTCTATCCAGTCGAGACAGCCCCGAACGAACCGCTTGTTCCGGCGCTCGCGCTTGCGGCGCTTGAGCTTCCAGTGGTTCAGGAGCGCGGGACCGAGATACGTGACCCAGAGACCGGGCGCGGGCGAGAACGCCATCGCCATCCCGCCCTTGCGCTTCTCGAAGACGGGGAAGAGACCGACCGCCTCGTGGCCCTTGTAGCCCACGAGGAGGTGGAGGTCCGCGTCCGCGTGGGCCGCCTGCACCGCGAGCGATTCCCGATAGTGGAACGGCGTGGTCTGGGGCGACCGGGCCACGAGGTCGTCCCAATCGTGATGGTCGAAGTCCGCTACGGTTCCGATACTGATACCTTCCTGCTCGATTGTCACGCTCATGTTATTCGAGATAGCCGAGATCCGCGAGTCGCGCTTCGACGTCTCCGTCGTCGGTCGCTTCCTGTTCGCCCGCGTCGAGCGCGGGGTACGATTCGGTTCCCGCCGACCGCACCGCCGGGAGGACCGACCCGTCCATCCGGTCGGCCGCGGGAACCCCCATCGTCGCCAGAATCGTCGGTGCCACGTCGAAGAGGTGGGCGTCCGAGAGGTCGGCGCTCGGCGTCGCGCCCTCGCCCGAAATCGCCACGATACCGTCGCGCTTGTGGTTGTACGGTTCGCTCGGCGGGCCGAACTGTCCGTCGCCGACCCGCGTCGAGAGGAACTCGTCGAACTCACGCGGGACCGTGATTACGTCGGGCGCTTCCTCGACGTACGGGCCGGAGAAGACCTCGTCGCGCCGAGCGACCCGCTCGAAGACGGGTTTCCCGTCGGGGGTCTCGACGGCCGACAGCGCATCCACGAGGTCGTCGCAGAGCCGGTCGTACTCGCGTTCCGGAACGACGCCCTCGGGTTCGCGACCCGCCAAATTTATCCGGACCCCGAGTTCGATGCGGTCGCGCACGTACGCCTTCGAGTCGGGGAAATCGACCTGCTCGGAGCCGGCGCGGGCCACGTCGGTCGGGACGTGACGGGCCGCGAACTCCGCGAGACCCACCGCGTCGAGCGCGTTGTAGACGCGCTGGCTTGTGACGCCCGCGCTGGCGAGACCTGTCACCGCGCGCTCGGCGAGGCTCGGCCGGTCGCTCCCGTCGGCGGCTTTCCTCCCCTCTTTGCCGTCCTGAAGTTGGTTGTCCGCGATGGTGGACCACGTGGGCATCCCCTGGCCCTCGGTGGTCGTCTCGACCAGTCCCCGCTCGCGGAGGTACTCGTTCGGCCGGAACTCGTGGCCGGTGTACTCGCCCATCCCGTGGTCGCTGGCGACGATTACGGTGTCGGGGTCGCAGGCGTCCAGAATCTCGCCGACCTGTTCGTCCACCGCCTCGTAGACGGTCCGGACCGTCTCGTCGTCGCCGGGGAACTCGTGGAACACGGTGTCGGTCTGCTGGAACTGCACGAAGCCGAACTCGGGGTCGAACCGCGAGGCGAGGTAGCGAAACGCCTCGCCGCGCATCTCGATCAGTTGCTCGTACCACGCGACTTTCTCGCTTCCCTCGGCGTCTCGGGGGGCGTACACGCGGTAGTCGCCGATTTCGTCTCGAATCTCGTCTAGCAGTCCGTCGGGGTGACAGTCGGGGTCCTCCGGGGCGGTGTAACCGGGCACTATCGCGCCGTCGATTTCGCCGGGCGGGTGCGTGACCGGAGCGTTCACCACGACGCTCGACTTGCCGTGGTAGTCCAGCAGGTCCCAGAGGGTCCGCTCTCGGACGTGGGTCGCGTTCACCACGTCCCAGTCGTAGCCGTCGAAGGTCAGAAACCCGAACACGCCGTGCTTGCCGGGATTGACGCCGGTGTACAGCGAGGGCCACGCGCTCGGAGTCCACGGCGGAATCTGGGACTCCAGCGGCCCGGCCGCCCCCGAGTCGAAGACCGACGCCAGATTGGGGAGCGCGCCGGACTCGAACAGCGGGTCGAGGACCGGCCGACACCCCGCGTCCAATCCGACGAGGAGAGTCTCCATGTTCGTCTGCGGGCGGTCAGCCATGTACCGAAATCCAGCGCCCGTTCGGCCTTTGTTATGCGCCGTCTGTCACCGCGAAGATACGTCCTACGCCGCGATTGCCCGGTTAACGCGCCATTACTCTGGGGAAATCGGGTGTTTCCGGAATTTCGGACCGTTCCGTCCCGACCGTTTCACACCCAGCCATAACACTTAAAACAGTAATGTAGCATTGAACCTAAGTCGATAGCTTTATGAATGACTGGTTTCGCATTGAGAAATACATGGCACGCGACGATACGGCACGCGACCGCAGTTCGGACGAATCACTACTCGACCGCCGCTCGTACCTGAAGATGGCGGGTGCTGCAGCGGCGACGGTCGGGGCGGCAGGCGTCTCGGCGAACGCCGCCCAGGGCGCGGAGTACGACACCATCAAGGTCCCCGCGAACACCCGGAAGGTCATCAAGGTGCGGGCGGGCGAGACGTTCGAGAACAAGCTTATCGACATCACGGCCGACGGCGCGCACGTGAAGCTCCTGACCTACGGTAGCGGTTGGACGGTCCGGAACGTCGGCGTCAAGGGTGAGAACAACGACCGGGACGGAACCTACGGCACGTTCTACCTCCGCTGTACCGAGGAGGGCGAGGCGCTGGCCGAGAACATCTACCTGGGCGACGGCGCGGCCGACCGCTGTGGTCACGCCGCGGTCTCCGACTGGGACAATCACGGGACGGTCACGATTCGGAACATCAACGTCACCGGCTGGTCGGCCGACGGCATGTACATGTCCCACTCGGGCGTCTCCCAGAGTCACGGCATGGGCGCGACACAGGTCGAGAACGCCTACCTGAAGAACAACAACATCGAGAACTGTCGGCTCGGTGCGCCCGGTTGTTACATCAAGGACAGCGTCATCCACGTCGAGAATCAGGACGTCGTCTCGACCAACGAGTCGGGACAGGTCAACGCTCGCGGCCTCTGGTTCAAGGAGCAGTCCGGAATCAAGGCCATCAACTGCGACATCTCGGTCCAAGGCTCCCACGCCGTGCTCGCCAGCGACGGCGGGTCGGGTACGCTGGAGAACTGCCGAGTCGAAGGTCCCGTCACGGGACCGGTCGAACAGGTCAACGTCTCGGGCAACCCCGACGTCACGCCGCCCGCGAGCGTTCCGATGTCGGCCGAGGAGGCCGCCTCGGGCGAGATCGACTCGTCGGAGAACACCTCTTCGCCCGCGAACGAGACGACGACCGGCGACGAGACGACCACCGACGACGGGTCCGCCGCCCAACCCGCGGGCACCCTCTTCGAGCTGGTCCCCGACGAGAACGCCTCCAGCGTCAAGTACGAGTTCACCGTCGAGGGGAGCGTCCGCGGCCGCACGACGGCGGCCGACGGCGGACACACAGCGGAAGCGGCCGACAGCGTGACCGACAACGGCGACGGCACGGTGACGGTCTCCGGCGTCGCGGGCAACGGCTACGGCGACGCCTTCTACGTGGACGGCGCGATTACCGCGGTGAATCTGGACGAGAGCGTCTGGACGCTCCACCTCGGCGGAAACGAAGTCGCCGTGGACGACCTCGTCCTCCCGAACAAGCTGATCATCGACGGCGGCAACCGCCCGCGGCAGGCGGCCGACTACACCTTCGAGGTCAGCGGCGCGGCCCGCAAGAGTACCGAACTCGGCTCGATTCAGA
Protein-coding sequences here:
- a CDS encoding alkaline phosphatase family protein; this translates as MADRPQTNMETLLVGLDAGCRPVLDPLFESGALPNLASVFDSGAAGPLESQIPPWTPSAWPSLYTGVNPGKHGVFGFLTFDGYDWDVVNATHVRERTLWDLLDYHGKSSVVVNAPVTHPPGEIDGAIVPGYTAPEDPDCHPDGLLDEIRDEIGDYRVYAPRDAEGSEKVAWYEQLIEMRGEAFRYLASRFDPEFGFVQFQQTDTVFHEFPGDDETVRTVYEAVDEQVGEILDACDPDTVIVASDHGMGEYTGHEFRPNEYLRERGLVETTTEGQGMPTWSTIADNQLQDGKEGRKAADGSDRPSLAERAVTGLASAGVTSQRVYNALDAVGLAEFAARHVPTDVARAGSEQVDFPDSKAYVRDRIELGVRINLAGREPEGVVPEREYDRLCDDLVDALSAVETPDGKPVFERVARRDEVFSGPYVEEAPDVITVPREFDEFLSTRVGDGQFGPPSEPYNHKRDGIVAISGEGATPSADLSDAHLFDVAPTILATMGVPAADRMDGSVLPAVRSAGTESYPALDAGEQEATDDGDVEARLADLGYLE
- a CDS encoding right-handed parallel beta-helix repeat-containing protein, encoding MARDDTARDRSSDESLLDRRSYLKMAGAAAATVGAAGVSANAAQGAEYDTIKVPANTRKVIKVRAGETFENKLIDITADGAHVKLLTYGSGWTVRNVGVKGENNDRDGTYGTFYLRCTEEGEALAENIYLGDGAADRCGHAAVSDWDNHGTVTIRNINVTGWSADGMYMSHSGVSQSHGMGATQVENAYLKNNNIENCRLGAPGCYIKDSVIHVENQDVVSTNESGQVNARGLWFKEQSGIKAINCDISVQGSHAVLASDGGSGTLENCRVEGPVTGPVEQVNVSGNPDVTPPASVPMSAEEAASGEIDSSENTSSPANETTTGDETTTDDGSAAQPAGTLFELVPDENASSVKYEFTVEGSVRGRTTAADGGHTAEAADSVTDNGDGTVTVSGVAGNGYGDAFYVDGAITAVNLDESVWTLHLGGNEVAVDDLVLPNKLIIDGGNRPRQAADYTFEVSGAARKSTELGSIQKNDSVSSGEITGSVFGGKDGYRFSGEITGFSLDGPASVQVEDGS
- a CDS encoding GNAT family N-acetyltransferase, whose amino-acid sequence is MSVTIEQEGISIGTVADFDHHDWDDLVARSPQTTPFHYRESLAVQAAHADADLHLLVGYKGHEAVGLFPVFEKRKGGMAMAFSPAPGLWVTYLGPALLNHWKLKRRKRERRNKRFVRGCLDWIESELKPKHTQIRPGPEYRDVRPFEWSEFDIDVRHTYSVDLTRGEEDVLMSFSSDARNNVRTDGDYRVYEGGIDEIRAVISQVRARHDEQDENYGVTPRFVADLYERLPEGTVRPYACEIDGEIAGGMVALEAGDTVYRWQGGAKHDHDLPVNDLVDWAIMTDAMDRGVENYDLVGANEERLCGYKAKFAPELRSYYTMETGTAVTNALSSVYKKFR